A region from the Deltaproteobacteria bacterium genome encodes:
- a CDS encoding helix-turn-helix transcriptional regulator — protein MNMKRKPPTRTHRQMVEAWKKDPEFKAAYDELETEFDLLRELLAARRRAGLTQAGVAAKMGTRPPAVTRLETALSANKHSPTLVTLKKYAWAVG, from the coding sequence ATGAACATGAAGAGGAAACCGCCGACCAGGACGCACCGCCAGATGGTGGAGGCGTGGAAGAAGGATCCTGAATTCAAGGCAGCATACGACGAGCTTGAAACGGAGTTCGACCTGCTGCGTGAACTGCTCGCCGCTCGTAGGCGTGCCGGCCTAACACAGGCCGGTGTGGCGGCGAAGATGGGAACCAGGCCTCCCGCCGTTACCCGGCTGGAGACGGCCCTCTCTGCCAACAAGCATTCCCCCACGCTGGTTACGCTGAAGAAATACGCCTGGGCTGTCGGTTGA
- a CDS encoding type IV toxin-antitoxin system AbiEi family antitoxin domain-containing protein, with protein sequence MRTHEGNAEEKARGIFRSHQGVLRTADAIRLGVHRRTLYAMRDSGLLEQISRGLYRLADLPPLGNPDLVTVALKIPHGVICLISALAFHDLTTQVPHEVYVAIRQGSEPPRLSFPPIRIFWFSGNAFSEGAEIHKIGEIPLHIYSPEKTVADCFKHRYKIGIEVALEALKAYRRRKSFNVDKLIRCARICRVEKVMRPYLEAIL encoded by the coding sequence ATGAGAACTCACGAAGGAAACGCCGAGGAGAAGGCACGAGGAATATTTCGCAGCCATCAGGGGGTACTCCGCACGGCTGATGCCATACGACTCGGCGTACACCGTCGGACCCTGTATGCAATGCGGGACTCGGGCCTTCTGGAGCAGATCAGCCGCGGTCTCTATCGGCTTGCCGACCTGCCACCCCTCGGGAATCCCGATCTCGTCACGGTAGCTCTCAAGATACCACACGGCGTGATCTGCCTCATTTCGGCGCTGGCTTTCCATGATCTCACAACACAGGTGCCCCACGAAGTTTACGTCGCAATCAGGCAAGGTTCGGAGCCGCCTCGCCTCTCGTTCCCGCCCATTCGCATATTCTGGTTCTCGGGCAATGCGTTCTCCGAAGGAGCGGAGATCCACAAGATTGGTGAGATCCCCCTTCACATCTACTCCCCGGAAAAGACCGTCGCGGATTGCTTCAAGCATCGCTACAAGATCGGGATCGAGGTTGCCCTGGAGGCGCTCAAGGCATATCGCCGGCGAAAGTCGTTCAATGTGGACAAACTGATCCGCTGTGCTCG